TTGGCTCATACGCTGACGGTCATCGCCAATACGTTCACGCATCGCTGTCAACTTAGGTTGAAGCATACGCATTTTAGCCATTGATGTGTATTGTGCTTTCGTTAGTGGGTACATTGCACCACGAACGATGAAAGTAAGAACAATGATTGCTAGACCCCAGTTCACAACGATGCCTTGGATGAAAGACAATAGTTTATGAAGTGGTGAAGCGATAAACCATAACCAACCGTAATCAACTGTTAGGTCTAGGTAAGGTGCTGTTGCAGCCATTTCTTTCTGAAGTTTTGGACCAGTCCAAAGTGTTGCAGAAAGTGTTGCTTCTTGACCTGCTGGAATAGTTACAGAAGGCATACGAACGCCAATGTAACCATAGTCACCTGCTACGCGAGATGTCAGTTTTGCATCATTTACGTTGCGAGGGATCCAAGCTGAAGCGAAGTAGTGTTGTAACATACCCGCCCAACCTTGACCGTTTGTCATGTCGATAGATAAGTTTTTATCTTCCATGTCGTCAAAGCTGTATTTTTTATAGCGTGTATCTTCTGTTGAATAAGCAGCACCACGGTATGTTGGCATAGTAAGGCTACCACCATCATCCATTAAGTTTTGCTTTAGGTTTGTGTACATTTCAACAGTTGCTGGTGCTGAAGATTGGTTATCAACCGTGTAATCAACATCAATAGCGTAGCTGTCGCGTTTAAGGATTAGTGTTTTAGTATAAGTAATACCGTCTTTCACTAATGTTAAAGGAACGCGTAATTCGTTTTGGCCTTCAGCTAAAACGTAATCTGTTTTTTGTGCTGTAAATTGAGCACGGCCAGAGTTTGAATCGATACCTTGAGGACCGATTAGACCACTTTGAGCAACGTAGCTGTGTGTTGCGTCGTTCTTAAGAAGAACAAACTTAGCTTTAGAGTCTAGTTCTGCGTCGTATTTATTAAGAACAGATTCAATGATGTCACCACCCAATGTATCTACTTTTAAAGTAAGCACATCAGTTGTGATTGTGATCAGCT
The Aliivibrio fischeri ATCC 7744 = JCM 18803 = DSM 507 DNA segment above includes these coding regions:
- the yidC gene encoding membrane protein insertase YidC, with product MDTQRNILLLALALVSFLLFQQWQVETNPQQPATVSTVQQTQTDGDVPTSSTANSDTPADSAQSDKLITITTDVLTLKVDTLGGDIIESVLNKYDAELDSKAKFVLLKNDATHSYVAQSGLIGPQGIDSNSGRAQFTAQKTDYVLAEGQNELRVPLTLVKDGITYTKTLILKRDSYAIDVDYTVDNQSSAPATVEMYTNLKQNLMDDGGSLTMPTYRGAAYSTEDTRYKKYSFDDMEDKNLSIDMTNGQGWAGMLQHYFASAWIPRNVNDAKLTSRVAGDYGYIGVRMPSVTIPAGQEATLSATLWTGPKLQKEMAATAPYLDLTVDYGWLWFIASPLHKLLSFIQGIVVNWGLAIIVLTFIVRGAMYPLTKAQYTSMAKMRMLQPKLTAMRERIGDDRQRMSQEMMELYKKEKVNPLGGCLPILLQMPIFISLYWALMESVELRHTPFFGWITDLSAQDPYYILPLLMGASMFLIQKMSPTTVTDPMQQKIMTFMPVMFTVFFLWFPSGLVLYWLVSNIVTLIQQTLIYRALEKKGLHSK